A genomic stretch from Solanum stenotomum isolate F172 chromosome 8, ASM1918654v1, whole genome shotgun sequence includes:
- the LOC125872601 gene encoding metal tolerance protein B → MEQQEDSMSEIKQLLGAKCNGNCNRAHFSCNPICSFSEQEHSLLDSRKRSKSSMKLCGLIIFYVMVMAVETIGGVKAHSLAVLTDAAHLLSDVVGFSISLFAVWVSGWDATKEHSFGYHRLEVLGALISVQLIWLISGFLIYEATERMFHTNAKVNGKLMFAIAAFGLIINFISVVWLGHDHSLHSHSFSPCKDHDHDHSHDHGHSHDHDHEMQEFHPRNEEESSKLVAASHSCSKPSNINIEGAYLHVISDLIQSVGVMIAGAIMWYKPEWLVVDLLCTIFFSIFALSTTVPMLRTIFSLLMERTPKDVDIIQLENGLKSLAGVKDVHDLHVWAITIGKIVLSCHVVTEPGVDQYEIIQNVREYCDTTYRIHHVTIQVEPGSL, encoded by the coding sequence ATGGAGCAACAGGAGGATTccatgtctgaaataaagcAGTTGTTAGGAGCTAAATGCAATGGCAACTGTAATCGAgctcatttttcttgcaatccTATTTGCTCATTCTCAGAGCAAGAGCATAGTCTGTTGGATTCTAGAAAAAGGTCAAAGTCGAGTATGAAACTCTGTGGGCTCATAATCTTTTATGTAATGGTCATGGCAGTGGAAACCATCGGAGGGGTGAAAGCCCACAGCCTCGCGGTTCTAACTGATGCAGCTCACTTGCTTAGTGATGTTGTTGGATTTTCTATTTCTCTTTTTGCTGTTTGGGTGTCTGGCTGGGATGCAACCAAAGAACACTCTTTTGGATACCACCGACTTGAAGTTTTAGGAGCCCTTATTTCTGTACAGCTGATATGGCTAATCTCTGGTTTTTTGATTTATGAAGCAACTGAGAGAATGTTTCATACTAACGCCAAAGTGAATGGGAAGCTTATGTTTGCTATTGCTGCATTTGGTCTCATAATAAACTTCATTTCAGTTGTGTGGCTTGGGCATGATCATTCTCTCCATAGCCATTCATTTAGTCCTTGCAAGGATCATGATCACGATCACAGTCATGATCACGGTCACAGTCACGATCACGATCATGAAATGCAAGAATTTCATCCAAGAAATGAAGAAGAGAGCTCCAAACTGGTAGCAGCATCCCATAGTTGCAGCAAACCATCAAACATAAATATTGAAGGGGCTTACCTGCATGTTATATCTGATTTGATACAATCTGTTGGTGTGATGATTGCTGGAGCTATTATGTGGTACAAACCAGAATGGTTGGTGGTTGATCTTCTCTGtactatttttttctcaatcttTGCTCTTAGTACTACTGTACCCATGCTTAGGACTATCTTCTCCTTATTGATGGAGAGGACACCAAAGGATGTTGATATTATTCAACTCGAGAATGGCCTAAAATCTTTAGCAGGAGTAAAAGATGTTCATGACCTGCATGTTTGGGCCATCACTATAGGGAAAATTGTTTTGTCCTGTCACGTTGTAACTGAGCCAGGAGTTGACCAATATGAAATTATTCAGAATGTTAGGGAATATTGTGACACGACATACAGAATTCATCATGTAACCATTCAAGTTGAACCAGGTTCATTGTAG